One window from the genome of Montipora foliosa isolate CH-2021 chromosome 5, ASM3666993v2, whole genome shotgun sequence encodes:
- the LOC138002772 gene encoding serine-rich adhesin for platelets-like: MPTSKNSTLSNLEDNLFSMSEKESSLLSEAIMTQTDVECLLNDESLNTSEATTGDGAIDSVTLDDNGGASSSLNRRRGKDKAASPDRRPKEVSNKPGKAADKTKTKEGAQHASKPSNTSKTNKTALPIRGSKRPEAQESGSESGDSGDEGSDKNESDEPPAKRQKAADSSPAIIEKLTKDLALEDEKGPDINVQLAGLVHKLLREPKPNETKLNELKKQYIPPNNCEGLSETRVNANIWNNLGETARSNDLKLQKVQKYLVKGMTALVTVIDKLIKDEERGGQEEATAGEQPVKESPPEKTQMFTESRNGPGRRNFDCTNMANTSLVASDVKTVNKAPSCSSSAEKSVKTAQQKSTPSSCKNGVSGLLHIRESYEARGISESTCNLLMASWRPGTQKQYQVYIQKWSHFCTQRKINHNQPTVEQALDFFTHLYEQGLTYSAINTARSALSSYITLEDGTSLGRHPLVSSLLRGIFQSKPPSQRYSETWDVSVVLHYLQGLSPVGTLKLKELTLKLVTLILLVSGQRGQTVHLLDLSNMRVSTDSYTFLFTKLLKQTRPGFSNPAVTLTAFRDSRLCVVTTLKEYISRTDSLRGSESQLLVSYITPHKAVSRDTIGRWVKTVLSSAGIDTKKFKPHSTRAVAVSAASNASVSLDEILKTVGWSSESTFGKFYNKPVLRES, from the exons ATGCCGACTTCGAAGAATTCTACTCTGTCAAATCTGGAAGACAACCTCTTCAGTATGTCGGAAAAAGAGTCTAGTCTCCTAAGCGAGGCAATAATGACACAGACAGATGTTGAATGTCTACTAAATGACGAAAGTCTAAATACTTCTGAGGCGACCACTGGCGATGGCGCCATTGACTCAGTCACGCTCGATGACAATGGCGGCGCTTCCTCTTCGCTGAACAGGAGGAGGGGAAAAGACAAAGCGGCCAGCCCAGACAGGAGACCAAAAGAGGTCTCGAACAAGCCGGGAAAAGCGGCagataaaacaaaaactaagGAAGGCGCTCAGCACGCCTCAAAGCCCTCAAACACGAGCAAAACGAACAAGACT GCTTTGCCGATACGAGGCTCAAAAAGACCTGAAGCCCAGGAAAGCGGCTCCGAATCCGGAGACTCCGGCGATGAAGGCTCTGACAAAAATGAGTCAGACGAGCCGCCAGCGAAGCGACAGAAAGCAGCCGATTCTAGTCCGGCTATAATCGAGAAGCTCACAAAAGATCTTGCCCTTGAGGACGAGAAAGGACCTGACATCAATGTACAACTTGCAGGGCTTGTCCACAAGCTTCTTCGTGAGCCAAAACCAAACGAAACTAAACTAAACGAGCTCAAGAAGCAGTACATACCTCCAAATAATTGTGAGGGTCTGTCTGAGACGAGAGTTAATGCCAACATCTGGAATAATCTCGGAGAGACAGCTAGATCCAACGATCTTAAACTTCAGAAAGTCCAGAAATACCTTGTCAAAGGTATGACAGCTCTTGTTACAGTCATTGATAAACTCATCAAAGATGAG GAGAGAGGGGGCCAAGAAGAAGCAACAGCAGGAGAACAACCAGTGAAGGAATCTCCACCTGAAAAAACTCAG ATGTTTACGGAAAGTAGAAATGGACCAGGCAGAAGGAATTTTGATTGCACCAATATGGCCAACACAAGTTTGGTGGCCTCAGATGTTAAGACTGTTAATAAGGCACCCAGTTGCTCTTCCTCAGCAGAAAAGTCTGTTAAAACTGCTCAACAAAAAAGTACACCCTCTTCATGCAAGAATGGTGTTAGTGGCTTGTTACATATCCGGGAATCCTATGAAGCAAGAGGAATTTCGGAGTCAACTTGCAACCTCCTCATGGCCTCATGGAGACCTGGTACCCAGAAACAATATCAAGTCTATATCCAGAAATGGTCTCACTTTTGTACTCAAAGGAAAATTAATCATAATCAACCCACTGTAGAGCAGGCTTTGGATTTCTTCACACACCTTTATGAACAGGGCCTCACCTACAGCGCCATTAACACAGCACGCAGTGCTTTATCTTCCTATATTACATTAGAAGATGGTACAAGTCTGGGACGACATCCATTAGTGTCAAGTCTATTGAGAGGCATTTTTCAGAGCAAACCTCCCTCGCAAAGATATTCAGAGACATGGGACGTCAGCGTTGTGTTGCATTATCTTCAGGGCTTATCGCCTGTGGGAACACTGAAACTCAAGGAACTGACACTTAAATTAGTTACCTTAATATTGTTAGTTTCTGGCCAAAGGGGCCAAACAGTTCATTTGTTAGATTTATCAAACATGCGGGTGTCCACCGACAGTTACACCTTCTTGTTCACAAAGTTACTAAAGCAAACCAGACCTGGGTTTTCTAACCCCGCAGTAACTTTAACTGCCTTCAGAGATAGTCGATTGTGTGTAGTTACCACCCTTAAAGAGTACATTAGTAGAACAGATTCCCTAAGGGGTTCAGAATCTCAACTTTTGGTGAGTTATATTACGCCGCACAAAGCCGTTAGTAGAGACACAATTGGTAGGTGGGTGAAAACTGTTTTGTCATCTGCCGGCATTGACACAAAGAAGTTCAAGCCTCACAGTACGAGGGCTGTTGCTGTATCAGCAGCGAGCAATGCCTCAGTTTCCCTAGATGAGATTCTTAAAACTGTAGGCTGGTCATCAGAATCCACTTTTGGAAAATTTTACAATAAGCCTGTGTTAAGAGAGTCATGA
- the LOC138002771 gene encoding adenosine receptor A1-like, with the protein MVIVRNPLRCFKRVFSVHLAFVSAMDLFVGLVVSPAQAVARFLCVFSDRSIPQEGEIVQILSYVGINCSILLVTAMSIDRFVAVIFPHTYRQRMKPKTAVVCNSCIIVFSSIFASLQLTNISMDVYIAIDIHLHTTFPLSTTAVAYLGIFYFLKKQSRVGLQRQATMPSNTSLNDRKRERAAKMEKKIATTSFLILVFLILSLIPYFAVMGLGIHCESCAKQNWFFIVRESSTVILFLNCGVNPFLASFRINELKKSCAVMLGFKRKDDETAIARFSSVTAPMQSRTGESTKSDFVV; encoded by the coding sequence ATGGTAATAGTGAGAAATCCTTTGCGATGCTTCAAGAGAGTGTTTTCAGTGCACCTGGCGTTCGTATCAGCAATGGATCTTTTCGTTGGTCTTGTGGTTTCCCCGGCACAAGCCGTGGCGAGATTTCTGTGCGTGTTCAGCGATCGAAGTATTCCACAAGAAGGGGAAATAGTCCAGATATTAAGCTACGTCGGAATCAACTGTTCAATCTTGTTAGTGACCGCGATGTCGATCGATCGCTTCGTAGCTGTTATTTTTCCTCACACATATCGACAAAGAATGAAACCGAAGACAGCCGTTGTTTGCAACTCGTGCATTATTGTTTTCTCGTCCATCTTTGCCTCACTTCAGCTGACCAACATTTCAATGGATGTCTACATTGCCATTGACATTCATTTACACACCACGTTTCCTCTGTCCACGACTGCAGTAGCTTATCTCGGAATCTTCtactttttgaagaaacaatCACGAGTTGGTCTTCAGAGACAAGCCACCATGCCAAGCAACACTTCTTTGAACGACAGGAAACGAGAAAGGGCAGccaaaatggaaaagaaaattgCGACAACGTCATTTCTCATTTTGGTGTTTCTTATTCTTTCGCTAATTCCGTATTTTGCTGTCATGGGTTTAGGAATCCACTGTGAAAGCTGCGCAAAACAAAATTGGTTCTTCATCGTCAGGGAATCATCCACGGTCATCCTGTTTCTGAACTGTGGGGTTAATCCTTTCTTGGCGTCTTTTCGCATCAACGAATTGAAGAAATCTTGCGCAGTCATGCTCGGCTTTAAAAGAAAAGATGACGAAACAGCTATAGCCAGGTTTTCTTCGGTAACAGCGCCTATGCAATCCAGAACAGGAGAATCAACAAAAAGTGACTTTGTAGTCTGA
- the LOC138004279 gene encoding uncharacterized protein gives MQLVLPGIHFGQQQRLPRCNLFCLVYTFLNSNAFVDGYLHRQETSSREFLSRLKLLMGLHIILHVIRWFRTPQALLETSPPSRPLLLNNFHGQIFVNPSYVIQFFIHVLSGCF, from the exons atgcaacttgttttgcctggcatacactttggtcaacagcaacg gctaccgagatgcaacttgttttgcctggtatacacttttctcaacagcaacg cctttgttgatggatatctacaccgtcaggagacgtccagccgagaattcctgagtcggcttaagctcctcatggggcttcatattattttacatgtaattag GTGGTTTCGTACACCACAAGCCCTTttggagacatcaccgccaagccggccacttctgcttaATAActttcatggtcaaatatttgttaatccctcctacgtgattcagtttttcatacatgtactatctggctgtttctga